One window of the Leptotrichia massiliensis genome contains the following:
- a CDS encoding MalY/PatB family protein has protein sequence MSKKYDFETILSRKGQGSYKWEQMYEVLPELEDDIVPFSVADMELKIATEITGGLKKYIDEAVLGYSGTYPKYYKAVIGWMERRHGFKVKKDWILCTPGVVSAIYVAIKAFAKENEGVITFTPVYYPFYSAITSNKRKLVDCGLVESKNENGEVKYSIDFEKFEEFAKDKNNKILLLCSPHNPLGIVWSREELEKIGKIAVENDLIVISDEIHFDIVMAGHKHTVFQTLSEELAEITITCTAPTKSFNLAGSGISNIIIKNEKLRKKFKAEMEKMSMHVFSTLAYKACELAYTESEEWLDEFLLLIDKNQKLVNKFFEERFVDLKASLIQGTYLQWLDFRALGLKNTELKEFMNKKSKIFFSEGYTFGKAGDGFERVNLAVPTKYLKKMLERLYEVLKAEFPQFCK, from the coding sequence ATGTCAAAAAAATATGATTTTGAAACAATCCTAAGCAGAAAAGGGCAAGGCTCGTACAAATGGGAGCAGATGTATGAAGTGCTTCCAGAGCTGGAAGACGATATTGTTCCGTTTTCTGTGGCGGATATGGAGTTAAAGATTGCTACTGAGATAACGGGAGGACTGAAAAAGTATATTGATGAAGCGGTTTTGGGGTATTCGGGGACTTATCCGAAATATTATAAGGCTGTTATAGGATGGATGGAGAGAAGGCACGGTTTTAAGGTGAAAAAAGACTGGATTTTGTGTACTCCTGGAGTGGTTTCAGCTATATATGTCGCGATTAAGGCTTTTGCGAAGGAAAATGAAGGTGTGATTACATTTACGCCTGTTTATTATCCGTTTTATAGTGCAATTACTTCAAATAAGAGAAAATTGGTGGATTGTGGATTAGTTGAGAGTAAAAATGAGAATGGCGAAGTCAAGTATTCTATTGATTTTGAAAAATTTGAAGAGTTTGCAAAAGATAAAAATAATAAAATATTGCTTTTGTGCAGTCCTCATAATCCCCTTGGGATTGTGTGGAGCAGGGAAGAATTGGAAAAGATTGGGAAAATTGCGGTTGAGAATGATTTGATTGTGATTTCTGATGAGATTCATTTTGATATTGTGATGGCTGGGCATAAACATACGGTTTTTCAGACTTTATCAGAGGAACTTGCTGAAATTACAATAACGTGTACTGCCCCTACAAAGAGTTTTAATCTAGCTGGATCAGGAATCTCAAATATAATTATCAAAAATGAGAAACTACGTAAAAAATTCAAGGCAGAGATGGAAAAAATGTCGATGCATGTTTTTTCAACATTAGCATATAAGGCATGTGAATTGGCTTATACAGAGTCAGAAGAATGGTTAGATGAATTTTTACTGTTAATTGATAAAAATCAGAAATTGGTAAATAAATTTTTTGAAGAAAGATTTGTAGATTTGAAGGCATCACTAATACAAGGGACTTATTTGCAATGGCTAGATTTTCGGGCATTGGGGCTTAAAAATACAGAACTCAAGGAATTTATGAATAAAAAATCAAAAATATTTTTTAGTGAGGGATATACATTTGGAAAGGCTGGAGATGGATTTGAGAGGGTAAATCTGGCTGTGCCAACGAAATATCTGAAGAAAATGCTGGAAAGGCTTTATGAAGTGTTAAAGGCAGAATTTCCACAATTTTGTAAATAG